GCCGACGAACCCGCACTTGAGCAGCAGGGGCAGCGCCCCGGCGAAGTCCCACAGCTTCAGCGCGCCCACGTAGGCGGCGTAGCGCCCCAGCAGCAGGTACGGGAGGGGCATCACGGCGCAGGCCAGCGCGTGCACGGGGTTCGGCAGGCGCAGCAGGCGGCGCTTGGCCACCGTCTGCGCCAGGGCGATCAGGGCGCCGTCGTCCCAGGCGCGGGGCCTCGGCTTCAGGGGGCGCAGGTCGACCGCGCCGCCTTCCGGGCAGCGCTCCGCGAAGAACACCGCGTCGCCGTCCGAGATGAACAGCTCGCCGGTCGGCGGCAGCAGGACGGCTCCCTCCCGGAGCACCCCGCCCTCCATCAGCCCGACGGAGATGCCCCAGGCCGGCACGTGGTGGGCGTACGATGCCGTGCCGTCGATGGGGTCCACCACCCAGGTGCGGCCGGCCAGGGCGCCGGCGACGTAGTCCTCGCCGTGCCGGCCGACCGTCTCCTCGCCGATCATGTAGACGCCGGCCGGCGGATCGTCCAGCGCCTCGGCCATGCGGTCCTCGATGGCACGGTCGGCCGCCGTGACCAGGGACCGGTCGGCCTTCAGTTCGCGCTGCGGATCGTCGTAGAAGCGCAGGGCGATCCGCGCGCAGTCCCGCAGCAGATCGACGACGGCGTCCCTGTCCCAGTTCGCCATGGCGTGGGCAGCCTCCGGGGGGCGTTCGACAGTGCACTGTGTTTCGTTGCGTGTCCGCGCGGCGCGGGAGCCGTGGCACCGGGCGGACATGTCATTCCGGAGCCGTCGCGCAGTTCCGATGGCCGGATTATACACCATGTTGGGGCGTCGCC
This is a stretch of genomic DNA from Candidatus Brocadiaceae bacterium. It encodes these proteins:
- a CDS encoding inositol monophosphatase family protein; this encodes MANWDRDAVVDLLRDCARIALRFYDDPQRELKADRSLVTAADRAIEDRMAEALDDPPAGVYMIGEETVGRHGEDYVAGALAGRTWVVDPIDGTASYAHHVPAWGISVGLMEGGVLREGAVLLPPTGELFISDGDAVFFAERCPEGGAVDLRPLKPRPRAWDDGALIALAQTVAKRRLLRLPNPVHALACAVMPLPYLLLGRYAAYVGALKLWDFAGALPLLLKCGFVGKLADGRRIGPDIAAGLVELEAGHPRRWAMAEPAVFAATEAACDTLAGAIVRP